One part of the Sesamum indicum cultivar Zhongzhi No. 13 linkage group LG14, S_indicum_v1.0, whole genome shotgun sequence genome encodes these proteins:
- the LOC105176872 gene encoding 2-oxoglutarate-dependent dioxygenase DAO yields MGKRSVPVIDMQDVSGLAEKIVRACEEWGCFRLVNHGVPMELMAEMKGATRSLMDLPMETKLKNSHPEPGKGYTPPNMASPYFEGLSVYDMTSPGAFDHFCSQIDASPHQREVLEKYGFALHDLAQLLGSKLMEGLGLSGELFKGWPCQLKMNKYNYSPETVGLTGAVMHSDPGFLTILQDDEIVNGLEAVDTITGELVPVDPIPGTLVVNVGDVATVWSNGRFCNVKHRVQCYEPTIRTSIALFVLGPKDEKVEAPPQLVDSDHPRRYIPFDFEDYRKLRTKTNSPTGGALKYFLTQSS; encoded by the exons ATGGGGAAGAGATCAGTTCCAGTTATAGACATGCAGGATGTCTCCGGTCTGGCGGAGAAGATAGTGAGAGCCTGTGAAGAGTGGGGGTGCTTCAGGCTGGTTAATCATGGGGTTCCCATGGAGCTCATGGCGGAAATGAAGGGCGCGACGAGGTCGCTGATGGATCTTCCCATGGAAACAAAGCTGAAGAATTCTCATCCTGAGCCTGGAAAAGGCTACACGCCGCCCAACATGGCCAGTCCCTATTTTGAGGGCCTGAGTGTGTATGATATGACCTCTCCTGGTGCTTTTGATCATTTCTGCTCTCAGATTGATGCATCTCCTCACCAAAG GGAGGTGTTGGAAAAGTATGGTTTTGCTCTTCATGATCTTGCACAGCTCCTGGGAAGTAAGTTGATGGAGGGATTGGGGTTGAGTGGTGAGCTTTTCAAGGGATGGCCATGCCAGCTGAAGATGAACAAATACAATTACAGTCCTGAAACTGTGGGATTGACTGGGGCAGTAATGCACTCAGACCCTGGATTTCTGACCATTTTGCAGGATGATGAGATTGTGAATGGTCTTGAGGCAGTGGATACGATCACTGGCGAGCTGGTTCCAGTTGATCCTATTCCGGGAACTCTTGTTGTTAATGTTGGCGACGTGGCCACG GTATGGAGCAATGGAAGGTTTTGCAACGTGAAGCATCGAGTTCAATGCTACGAGCCAACAATTCGTACTTCCATTGCACTCTTCGTATTGGGGCCTAAAGATGAGAAAGTGGAAGCGCCGCCGCAGCTGGTGGATTCCGACCACCCTCGCCGATACATTCCTTTCGACTTCGAAGATTACAGGAAGCTACGAACTAAGACGAATTCACCAACTGGAGGAGCCCTCAAATACTTTCTCACCCAAAGTTCGtga